The following are encoded together in the Acipenser ruthenus chromosome 24, fAciRut3.2 maternal haplotype, whole genome shotgun sequence genome:
- the LOC117963384 gene encoding probable E3 ubiquitin-protein ligase DTX2 isoform X3, whose translation MAAAPAPGGSGSASSPGSQVPGPAGRQFQPMVVVWEWQDDLGHWRPYSGQVSGYIEQCLHVQPQLRGRRTGGPPSTSTSISLGYADPSLAPYIIDIPSMKQFRQDTGKMRCVRQTLLPQSSAVARGVTWEWANDQGGWTPYEINVSMLLENSYQSRQQGADLGQLGHNYLVDLTALAQINKATSFRRQVRRQVSAPYPPAPGPTASVIHSGPACSCQQCLANSATGPIMSRTRHSFGQAQMSRPVLHGPSRTSAPTAVQSGASYSPYPTKRPLSVGNAAWGGPWLPAASAGTFTAAAQSAVSNGLSVTSVPVQLNGPGNLNSALAGMTAILMSAAGLPVCFSRTPPQTKNHSSVRRAKKEPRKALAQKPEEVIRKYMEKIEVPPEEDCMICMERLCSPSGYDGVSGSQAIAPSAVGKFTKCGHVFHLLCMLAMYDNGTKDGSLQCPSCKTIYGEKTGTQPKGKMDIYSIPQSLPGHPDCGTIQIIYNIPPGVQGPEHPNPGQPFSSRGFPRHCYLPDSDQGRKISFCLVLKAEV comes from the exons aTGGCTGCAGCTCCCGCTCCGGGGGGTAGTGGTTCAGCTAGCTCGCCTGGTTCACAAGTGCCCGGCCCGGCTGGCAGACAGTTTCAGCCCATGGTGGTGGTATGGGAATGGCAGGACGATTTGGGTCACTGGCGCCCGTACAGTGGCCAGGTGAGCGGCTACATCGAGCAGTGCCTGCATGTGCAACCGCAGCTGCGGGGCCGCAGAACAGGAGGGCCGCcaagcaccagcaccagcatcTCTCTCGGATATGCAGATCCCAGCCTGGCGCCCTATATCATCGACATTCCTAGCATGAAGCAGTTTCGCCAAGACACCG GTAAGATGCGCTGTGTCCGTCAGACCCTGCTGCCCCAGTCGAGCGCAGTGGCCCGCGGAGTGACCTGGGAGTGGGCGAACGACCAAGGGGGCTGGACCCCTTACGAGATCAACGTGTCCATGCTCCTGGAGAACTCTTACCAGTCCCGCCAGCAGGGCGCAGACTTGGGGCAACTGGGCCACAATTACCTAGTGGACTTGACCGCCCTGGCCCAGATCAACAAGGCTACCAGCTTCAGGAGGCAAGTCAGGAGACAGGTCTCTGCTCCCTACCCCCCGGCCCCCGGGCCGACAGCCTCTGTGATCCACTCCGGCCCAGCCTGCTCCTGTCAACAGTGCCTGGCCAACAGCGCCACCGGCCCCATCATGAGTCGCACTCGCCACTCCTTCGGACAAGCGCAGATGAGCCGACCCGTTCTCCACGGCCCCAGCCGGACATCCGCACCAACGGCGGTGCAGTCTGGAGCCAGCTACTCCCCTTACCCCACCAAGCGGCCTCTCTCGGTGGGGAACGCGGCCTGGGGCGGCCCCTGGCTTCCAGCAGCCTCGGCAGGCACCTTCACAGCAGCAGCTCAGTCAGCTGTCTCCAACGGGTTGAG TGTCACCTCTGTCCCTGTGCAGCTCAATGGACCTGGTAACCTGAACTCAGCcctggcag GCATGACGGCTATTTTGATGTCGGCAGCCGGACTTCCCGTGTGCTTCTCACGCACGCCTCCACAAACCAAAAACCACAGCTCTGTTAGGAGGGCAAAGAAAGAGCCCAGGAAAG ctcTAGCGCAGAAACCCGAAGAGGTGATCAGGAAATACATGGAGAAAATAGAGGTGCCTCCTGAAGAG GACTGCATGATCTGCATGGAGCGGCTGTGCTCTCCCTCGGGGTACGACGGGGTGTCGGGGAGCCAGGCCATCGCCCCGAGCGCCGTGGGCAAGTTTACAAAGTGTGGGCACGTCTTCCACCTGCTCTGCATGCTCGCCATGTACGACAACGGAACCAAG GATGGCAGTCTGCAGTGCCCGTCGTGCAAGACAATCTACGGAGAGAAAACAGGAACGCAGCCCAAGGGCAAGATGGATATTTACAGCATCCCCCAGTCACTCCCGGGCCATCCTGACTGCGGGACCATCCAGATCATCTATAACATCCCCCCTGGAGTGCAG ggtcctGAGCACCCAAACCCTGGCCAGCCGTTCTCATCCCGAGGATTTCCCCGGCACTGCTACCTGCCGGACAGCGACCAGGGCAGGAAG atatccttctgtctggtgttaaaggctgaagtgtaa